AAGGATTTAACACTTGCAGAACGAATGTGTAAAAAAATGTTACCGCCGCAAGCGCTAGACTTAGGCGTATCAGTACTTTGCGCATTCACCGTGCATTAAGCGCATCCGGCTATCAGGAATGGGGTTTAACTCCCGCGAATGCTTTGATACATTCCTCGTATTATTTGTTTTGCGGGAAATCGTCATGCCTCAACACCACGCCCATAAGGCCCACGCGGCGTCATCGTCACCGTCTTATGTGACGACGTTTATCGCGGACCACCTCGCCAAGGCACAGGCGATCCAGCGCCAATACGGCATTCCGGCAGGCATCGTTATCGCGCAATCGGCGTTGGAAACGAACTGGGGACGCCGCGTGGTCGCAAATGCCTACTTCGGCGTGAAGGGACATGCACCGGACGGCAGCTCAGCGACATTCGGCACGCATGAAATCGTTGGCGGTGCATCCGTGGCGATACAGGGGACTTTCCGCGCTTACTCGGGATTTGATGACGCCGCAGAAGACTATGCGCGGACGGTCAGCAGCGACCCGAAATACAGAGTCTGCTATACGCAACCGAGTGCCAGTAAGTGCGCCGTAGCCTTACAGCACAATGGCTATGCGACCGACAAACATTACGCGGCGAAACTAAACGTGATCATCCGCGCGCACAAGCTCGACCAATACGACGCGAAGGCCACGCAATGACCCGGTGGACGGTTGCAGTCGCGCTGCTGGTTGCCTGTGTGTCGGCTTACGCAAAGCCGCTGGCCGTGCCAGACGATAACGCCGCAGCGCTATGGGCATCCAAGGTGGTGACCAAATACCGGCTGTCCACGGACAAGATCGAATGCCTGTTCTTCGACACGTTCGACAAAGGCGCGAGCTACGAGGTGCGCGTCCGTGAGAACCACTCCCCGGAATGCGGTGGTGCTGCCAACACCTCACCGACGCTTTTCTTCGTGCGGATTCGAAAGAGCGACGGCCACGCCGTCACGAACGCTTACGATGGTGAGCACTTTGTGCCGTTGCGTCGAGTACGAAATGCACCCCGCCCGTAAGCGGGGATTGGGTCGCTAGTACGAGGTCGTTAAGTACTCTGAAAGAGCTGCAAGAACTCTTCTGCGGTCATGCTATGCCAGTCTGTCTTAAGCCAGGTCTCGGCAAACTTGTGTGCGGCCTCAAGCGCGTCGTGCAGATCGACTGTATCGGGAGCGGCATATTTGCAGTAGAAGACCTTTTGACCAACGCCAGCCACGGCAGGAGCGCCAGAGGCGAGCAATTTACCTTGGAACGCTTCGGTTAGACCGAGCAACTCCGCTATCAACTCGACGTTCGCGGCACTGAGGAACGGGCCATCGATCACCAAATAGCAATGCGTCTCCGCCGTTTCGTAGTAGTCGATCCATACCGCGAGGCGAAGCTCGCCGTCACTCGATCGCACCGGAAAGAAAAACGCACCCTTCAACTTATCGCCACTCGTGAAATTGCTCCAGATGTTCGAAAAACCGTGCAGATTTTGCTTCGCAATGTCTGAATTTGTAAACCTGCCAGTGATCGCCTTTTCGTCAAAAAATCCCATGTTCGCCTCGTTAGTTCGCACAAAATCGTAATTGCCAGGGTAGCGCCAACACATCTTCACTCGATACCTGTCTTCGATTTCACGGCGTCAAATTCATCAGCAATGTTATTTAACAAACGCGCTGCGACGGCTTGCCCGACAATCTGGTTGAAAGCGACACACGCGCCTAGGAGTGCCATGCAGCCCCAGTTCACTGTCCGAGCCACTTCTTCTGCAGGTGGTATGGGGCTCACGTCAATGCCTCTTTCACCAGTACTCTGATCGTGAGCGACATAACGCTTAAGCGAGGTCAGCGACGGGTGAGCCGAATCTGCCGACAATTGACTGTAAATCAAATAACCCGCTTTAATTACGCTGGCCTGCGCAACCTCTTTCGGATTAAGAATTTTCGCTTTCGGCCATTGCTCGGAGATATTCTGCGCGACGCCACGCAGCCTGTTTTCTGTGGCATCTGTGGACGATAGTTGCTTATCAAGAATGAACGTCAGGCGCTTGTGCATACTCTTCGCATCGTCAGCACCCATCTCTTTGACAAACTTATCGCCTTCTTTTAACAGGTTACCCAGCCAGAAAAGGTTTTCGAAGCAACAGCGGACAAGTGTGCGGCTTTCGACGACCAACCCTTCGCGTGCCAGGACCATCGCGCCTTTGAAATTGGAAGTCGTTCTGACAAGCAGCGTCGCCGCCAGTACTTTAGGGTCCGCAGCCCCTTGCGGACTGATGGGGATTGACGAGCCTGCAAGGACAGATTGCGCGAAGTCATAAAGTTTGTCGGCATACTTAAGCCAAGCTGCGTCCTTGTTGATCTGACTCATAAAGCCTCTCTTTTCTGGGTTTCGGCAGCAATTTTCGGCGCTTGGCTTCCCGGCAAAACGATTTGCTATACGCGCTTAGAACAATCAGGTGCTCACCGGTGAACCCTCATCAGCATCCGGAGGTGTCCAATAGTTCGGATGTCCCTCCGTTCTCTCACCTCGCGCCGCCGCCCAAAAATATTTGGAATGATGTCGGTAAACATCTGCTGCTTCCGCGAGGTCAAAGTACCGACCCAAAACCGAACTCAGGAGCAATTGAACGATCTCTAAGTTATCTTGATAAAACGTTTCGATTTCATTGTCACTAGCGTCGGCCCCTGTCGCGTTGGTTGGCGTGGTTTGTTTATGCGCGAGATATTCGTTTCGAAGCGTCCGTAGTTTTTCGAGTACGCCTCGATGCTTGCCGCCCGGCGCGTATTTACTGATTAGCTCAACCGCCTTTTTTGACTTTGCATCCAACGTCTCCCGCATCCTGTCAACAACGAATCCTGATGACAGCCCGGTGCCCTCGGCCCGGCTAACGACTAACGCCGTAAAAACCTGCTGATCGCTAAGCGTTTTGGCGATCGACTCCATTCCAATAGCCCTGCCTTTGCGGTCATTGTCCCAAAGTCTCATCAGGGCTAGCAGCATCTCACGTCGAAGCGCCGAGCGGACAACAAAAAATGCGTGCGCGGCGTAGGAAAGTCCCATGCGCTTATGCAAATCTTCGTCGTATGCCATTGGCTTCCAGACTTCGTGGAAAGTGACGGCCATTACCGCCTCCGGCTCTGCCGCTTCAACCTTTTCTTTCAGAAGACCTAACTTAGCTTTGACTTGAATCTTTCGGATTTCTGCGTGTAGTTCAGGCCGCGATGCGATCTCGATATCCAGCCACTCCGCGAGTTTCTCAACTTGCTGGTTCGCAATCTCCAAGCCTTCGGATGACACATGTACGGTTGGGTCCATCCACCAGCTCTGCGCCCCGTCACGATCACGCATAAGAGCCTTCTCCGCTTCATCAGCGAAAAATAGCTTGGGATGCTTCTCCCTGTCACTCTCGGAGTGGGTCGCGCGCATCGACGTAATACTTCCCGAGTGCTGGTCGGCGTTGCGCGCAAGCACAATCTGTTCGAGGATCGCAAAATCGGCTGGGCAAGTGTCCCACTTCAGCGCTAGCGTATCCCCGAAACTGACCCGATAGCCATTTACGAAACCTTGCCTAAACGCCTTCGCGTGAGTTTCGACGCACGACAAACCAAGCTGGTGTTCCCAAGTCTTGAAGTAAAGTTTCAGCGATTCTGACAGCATCGATACGCAATTTCGTCCCAGTACCCCTAACGACGCAGTTGCCGCATTCCATTCGTCCATATACGCGGGCTCGCTGTGCTCGCTGTACGGAGGAACAAATGGGTCTTCCTCTGCTTCTATCTTTCGGATAATTTCGCGAAACGGCATGCTGCCGGTTTCGTAGAATTTCCGGATAAATTCGACGCGATTGTTTAGGAAAAACAGCACGTTCATGCAACCCCCGTTGTATGCAGGCCATCATATCAACAGACTTAGAGTTCGCGGTTTCTATGGTCTGCGGTGGCTGCGAATAAGCATCGCACGGGTTGTTGATGGAGCGGCGCAGACATGCTGGTGCGGTAGCCGAAAGCCAGAAGAAATCTCGGCAGTTACCCCAACCCGCGAGAATCTCTTCGGAGTTTCCGTGACCTCTCCCTAGAGTCGGTTCAGGCAACGCAGCAAGCCACCTCTGAACCAAACCTCAATGGAGTGAGATCACATGACCAAGACCGCTAACAGCGCAGCCGCCCTCGTAACCGTGACGCACCCGGCAATCACATTGCGCAATCAACGCGAAGGCGAATTCGTTTTCCCGACCGCCCCCGAAGCAGTTGCCCTCGTCGCTCGGATTAGCCGAGAACGGTTTAGCGAAGACGAAGAGTTGATTTCGTTCATCCAAGCCAGCGGCTGGGCCGACTTGCGCACGCAGAAAATTTTGGATTCCATCCGCGCCAAGGGCTTCGCGTGTGGCATGAGCCGCCTGAACAAATTGCTGGGCCGCGATGCCAAAGGCAACGCCCTGCCCGCCGCAGAACCGGCCAAGGCATGATTGCAATCAATTGCACAAAACAAAGGGGCCAATTATGGCCCCAATTTTATTGGGGTTAGCGTTGGGGCTGTGCTTCTAACTTGCCTCAGATAACCCTCGCAGACCTCGCTGAAAGCCCCGTACAATAAGGCTCTGGCTGCTAAGCCCCGCCGTACCGTTACTTTCTGGTATGGAAATTCATTTGGTACTCCGTGTTCGAGGCACCTGGTGAGGCTTGCCGCCTAAACCTAGGGTTAACACTGACATTGCACCAAATATAAGGGTTTTCCCTAGTTATTCAATATCTACTGAATTCTTAGGAAAATCAATCGGCGGCAGGCCCAGCGGGCGAAACCGCCTGCTCAGACCGCCGCGACCATCCGCAAAGCGCCCGCCTCAGTCATCGCGCGCCGCGCCTGAACCAGCGAACCTCGCGCCGCCCGCGCATCCACCGCCAACCGGATCAGCGCGCCGAGTTGCGAAGGCTGACGCAGCAATTCCCGCAGAATCGGCCCGAGCGCCGTGCTGCCGTCGTCGCGCAGACCGGCTGTCGCGGCGGACGGCAGCGTCCGCCAGGCCGGATCGACGATCGCGCGGCACACCGCGAACGGCACGCCATGCGCGGCGGCCGTCGCACCGGCAATGTGCGACTCCATATCCACCGCCAACGCGCC
This genomic stretch from Paraburkholderia bryophila harbors:
- a CDS encoding AbiU2 domain-containing protein — encoded protein: MNVLFFLNNRVEFIRKFYETGSMPFREIIRKIEAEEDPFVPPYSEHSEPAYMDEWNAATASLGVLGRNCVSMLSESLKLYFKTWEHQLGLSCVETHAKAFRQGFVNGYRVSFGDTLALKWDTCPADFAILEQIVLARNADQHSGSITSMRATHSESDREKHPKLFFADEAEKALMRDRDGAQSWWMDPTVHVSSEGLEIANQQVEKLAEWLDIEIASRPELHAEIRKIQVKAKLGLLKEKVEAAEPEAVMAVTFHEVWKPMAYDEDLHKRMGLSYAAHAFFVVRSALRREMLLALMRLWDNDRKGRAIGMESIAKTLSDQQVFTALVVSRAEGTGLSSGFVVDRMRETLDAKSKKAVELISKYAPGGKHRGVLEKLRTLRNEYLAHKQTTPTNATGADASDNEIETFYQDNLEIVQLLLSSVLGRYFDLAEAADVYRHHSKYFWAAARGERTEGHPNYWTPPDADEGSPVST
- a CDS encoding DUF5677 domain-containing protein, which translates into the protein MSQINKDAAWLKYADKLYDFAQSVLAGSSIPISPQGAADPKVLAATLLVRTTSNFKGAMVLAREGLVVESRTLVRCCFENLFWLGNLLKEGDKFVKEMGADDAKSMHKRLTFILDKQLSSTDATENRLRGVAQNISEQWPKAKILNPKEVAQASVIKAGYLIYSQLSADSAHPSLTSLKRYVAHDQSTGERGIDVSPIPPAEEVARTVNWGCMALLGACVAFNQIVGQAVAARLLNNIADEFDAVKSKTGIE
- a CDS encoding glycoside hydrolase family 73 protein; this encodes MGFNSRECFDTFLVLFVLREIVMPQHHAHKAHAASSSPSYVTTFIADHLAKAQAIQRQYGIPAGIVIAQSALETNWGRRVVANAYFGVKGHAPDGSSATFGTHEIVGGASVAIQGTFRAYSGFDDAAEDYARTVSSDPKYRVCYTQPSASKCAVALQHNGYATDKHYAAKLNVIIRAHKLDQYDAKATQ